The following are from one region of the Methanospirillum hungatei genome:
- a CDS encoding type II secretion system F family protein has product MITSRIVTWLVYKNPKKYGDIHNDLIGIRSGKTLEQFLNQALMVGILTGLIFGLIGVITGYALFSLNFGLKPELYNVLNISFDPETGNLPIIILIQILLGTVLTIIGAIVGYWTYIMIPALTKKGRETKITIGLPNAVSYMYAMRKGGAEIITILRSISEMSAIYGEVSYEFRQAVRDADFFGYDIINALKRLSETTPSSKLRDFLQDLISTVESGGNLSDFLKDRVMNLQEEVKFEQKEFLQFLGLVAEIYVTIFIAGPLFLIVILVVMGMMGSSAILELSLIGYAVLPIGATIFILMIDTISIKDENVVTYVRAKWLNQYSDVRISESGNEEHLFSALAKFEKLQPLKQWLSNPLQGFIQRPELTFIFSVPAAVIYASYFFLTIPIGTLEDTINYLDDQVMIALLIALIPFAFFYTRWNQIVRSIEAMIPDFLDRMAGINEVGITLTQSIAVISRANMGVLGYEIKKIHRDIEWGANFSDALIRFEHRIKTGLIARTVTLITKAATMSNSIASLLRIAANDARISENLKRDRFSEMFIYTAIVYLSFFVFIFVIGVITTQFLTVLAEQSKSGLAMAGPLANLGSTSLITMDRLLYHICLIQGLCSGLVAGLMGESSIKAGVKHSCILIIGALIAFNFMF; this is encoded by the coding sequence ATGATCACATCACGGATTGTTACCTGGTTAGTTTATAAAAATCCCAAAAAATATGGCGACATTCACAATGATTTAATAGGGATCAGGTCTGGGAAGACGCTGGAACAATTTTTAAACCAGGCACTCATGGTCGGGATCTTGACCGGACTGATTTTTGGATTAATTGGAGTGATAACAGGATATGCACTCTTTTCTCTGAATTTTGGTTTAAAACCGGAACTCTATAATGTATTAAATATCTCTTTTGATCCAGAAACAGGTAATCTTCCAATTATTATCCTTATTCAGATTCTCCTTGGTACTGTTCTGACCATTATTGGTGCAATAGTCGGATATTGGACATATATCATGATTCCAGCCCTTACAAAAAAGGGGCGAGAAACAAAAATCACCATCGGTCTTCCAAATGCTGTATCATATATGTATGCAATGAGGAAAGGAGGGGCTGAGATAATTACTATACTCCGATCCATTTCCGAGATGTCAGCAATTTATGGTGAAGTATCCTATGAATTTCGTCAGGCTGTTCGTGATGCTGATTTCTTTGGATATGATATCATTAATGCTTTAAAGAGACTCAGTGAAACCACCCCCAGTTCAAAACTTCGTGATTTTCTGCAGGATCTTATTTCAACGGTTGAAAGCGGAGGAAATCTATCTGATTTTTTAAAAGACCGGGTAATGAATCTACAGGAAGAAGTAAAATTTGAACAAAAAGAGTTTCTCCAGTTTCTTGGATTAGTTGCTGAAATTTATGTAACAATTTTTATTGCAGGGCCTCTTTTTCTCATCGTCATTCTCGTGGTGATGGGAATGATGGGATCATCGGCAATACTCGAACTTTCACTTATTGGATACGCCGTCCTCCCTATTGGAGCCACAATATTTATTCTCATGATCGATACAATCTCCATAAAGGATGAGAATGTAGTTACCTATGTCAGAGCAAAATGGCTTAACCAGTACTCTGATGTCAGAATTTCAGAAAGTGGGAATGAAGAACATCTGTTTTCTGCCCTGGCAAAATTTGAAAAACTACAACCGCTCAAACAATGGCTCTCAAATCCACTGCAGGGATTTATTCAGAGACCAGAACTCACTTTCATTTTCAGTGTGCCCGCAGCAGTGATATATGCCAGTTATTTTTTTCTAACCATTCCAATCGGAACACTAGAGGATACAATTAATTATCTCGATGATCAGGTGATGATTGCGCTTCTTATTGCACTTATTCCATTTGCCTTTTTTTACACCAGATGGAACCAGATAGTCAGATCCATAGAAGCAATGATTCCAGATTTCCTTGACCGGATGGCTGGAATTAATGAAGTAGGAATTACCCTGACACAGTCTATTGCTGTGATATCTAGGGCCAATATGGGAGTTCTTGGATATGAGATAAAAAAGATTCATCGTGATATTGAATGGGGTGCGAATTTTTCAGATGCCCTTATCCGGTTTGAGCACAGGATTAAGACAGGATTAATTGCCCGGACAGTCACTCTGATTACTAAAGCTGCAACGATGAGTAACTCAATCGCTTCATTATTAAGAATTGCTGCAAATGATGCACGAATATCAGAAAACTTAAAACGGGATCGTTTTTCTGAGATGTTCATTTACACAGCTATCGTCTATCTGTCTTTCTTTGTTTTCATTTTTGTGATAGGGGTTATCACAACACAATTTCTGACCGTTTTAGCAGAACAAAGTAAATCAGGGTTAGCAATGGCAGGACCCCTGGCTAATCTTGGCTCTACTTCCCTTATCACCATGGATCGGTTATTATACCATATTTGCCTGATTCAGGGGCTGTGTTCAGGGCTTGTTGCCGGTCTCATGGGTGAGTCATCGATAAAAGCAGGAGTAAAACACAGTTGCATCCTCATAATTGGTGCACTAATTGCCTTTAATTTCATGTTCTGA